The following coding sequences are from one Maniola hyperantus chromosome 7, iAphHyp1.2, whole genome shotgun sequence window:
- the LOC117983663 gene encoding plasminogen receptor (KT) yields the protein MGSNLSINLEEQYRNNEKFLQNLNEIAMERQIQMRHQMAERQKAIEIAKSRDLFLWTTAFSFAAATGLFTGFRRTKRAYFLFPLLPLTFLNLYYLDLAYGNKVHRIRMEAEHIMTHESDMLELPCGLPTPSSIDQGRMDEEEKKKIHPPMP from the exons ATGGGGAGTAATTTGTCAATCAATTTGGAAGAACAGTACAGAAACAATGAGAAATTCCTACAGAATCTTAACGAAATTGCA ATGGAAAGACAAATTCAGATGAGACATCAAATGGCTGAAAGACAAAAAGCTATAGAAATAGCTAAGAGTAGAGATTTATTCCTTTGGACCACAGCATTTTCATTTGCAGCAGCTACAGGTTTATTTACAGG GTTCAGGCGCACTAAAAGGGCATATTTCTTATTTCCATTATTGCCACTTACATTTTTAAATCTATATTATTTGGATCTTGCATATGGAAACAAAGTTCACCGTATTAGaa TGGAAGCAGAGCATATTATGACTCATGAGTCAGATATGCTGGAGTTACCTTGTGGATTGCCAACCCCATCTTCAATTGATCAAGGCCGCATGGATGAAGaggaaaagaaaaagatacaTCCTCCGATGCCTTAA
- the Erk7 gene encoding extracellular signal-regulated kinase 2, with the protein MSQNVGHVKRDEKKKDVQKVLKKSPEKNMSEIDEHILKRFDIKKRLGKGAYGIVWKAVDKKSKDVVAIKKIFDAFRNQTDAQRTFREIIFLQSFRNHPNIVKLHSIHRALNNRDIYLGFEYMETDLHNVIKRGNILKDVHKRYIMYQMLKATKYIHSGNVIHRDQKPSNVLIDSACRVKIADFGLARSVSSMYSGGEDGADPCLTDYVATRWYRAPEILIASKSYTKGIDMWSLGCILGEMLVGKPLFPGSSTVNQIERIMAALPRPSSEDIAAVCSGYGSSLIREQAASNGGGASLNAMVSCAPRDAADLVHRLLVFNPAKRLSAERALHHEYVAKFHREKDEPILPSDVLLPLRDDKQMSVDDYRNKLYSIMAKGFQNHTSQLRKPHSSKSQTLAATTKSKSFQETSDLVKSYTKSTKYLSVSADQKIRPKPKSVEKPLKEFRSDQTIGKPLKATKLFETRDHQAWMENCHGDYFQPVSRQSPSDNGYMSGGKKSVQQRRNSTSFSTITIGGDGYGFGNQRRHGVITASALMDLRTSIR; encoded by the exons ATGAGTCAAAACGTTGGTCACGTGAAACGGgatgaaaaaaagaaagatgTACAGAAAGTACTGAAAAAAAGTCCGGAAAAGAACATGTCTGAGATTGATGAGCATATTTTAAAAAGGTTTGATATTAAGAAAAGGCTGGGCAAAGGAGCGTACGGTATCGTGTGGAAGGCAGTAGACAAGAAGAGTAAAGACGTTGTGGCCATAAAGAAGATTTTTGATGCGTTTAGAAATCAGACTGATGCTCAACGCACTTTCCGAGAGATCATCTTCTTACAGTCGTTCAGAAATCATCCAAACATCGTTAAATTGCATAGCATACACAG GGCCCTCAACAACCGCGACATCTACCTCGGCTTCGAATACATGGAGACGGACCTCCACAATGTGATCAAACGCGGCAACATACTCAAAGACGTCCACAAGCGGTACATCATGTACCAGATGCTGAAGGCCACCAAGTATATACACTCGGGGAACGTGATACATAGGGACCAGAAACCTAGTAATGTGCTTATTGATAGCGCTTGTAG GGTTAAGATAGCAGACTTTGGTCTGGCTAGATCAGTGTCGTCCATGTATTCTGGCGGTGAGGACGGCGCTGACCCTTGCCTCACTGATTATGTGGCCACGCGATGGTATCGAGCGCCTGAAATACTCATTGCTAGCAAGAG CTACACCAAGGGCATAGACATGTGGTCCCTCGGATGCATCTTAGGAGAGATGCTGGTCGGCAAGCCCTTGTTCCCGGGCTCGTCTACCGTCAACCAGATCGAGAGGATCATGGCTGCCCTGCCACGACCATCTTCTGAAG ACATAGCAGCAGTCTGTAGCGGTTATGGTTCTTCTCTGATCAGAGAGCAAGCAGCATCAAACGGAGGAGGAGCATCTCTCAACGCGATGGTCTCCTGCGCCCCTCGAGATGCGGCAGACTTGGTCCACCGGCTCCTGGTGTTCAACCCCGCCAAACGGCTGAGTGCTGAGCGGGCTTTGCATCACGAATACGTTGCCAA ATTCCATCGCGAAAAAGACGAGCCAATCCTACCTTCCGACGTCCTCCTGCCACTTCGCGACGACAAACAGATGTCAGTGGATGACTACAGGAACAAACTATACAGTATCATGGCCAAAGGATTCCAGAACCACACCAGTCAATTGAGAAAACCACATTCCAG CAAATCCCAAACTCTCGCAGCCACTACCAAAAGCAAAAGTTTCCAAGAAACTTCAGACCTCGTCAAATCTTATACCAAGTCAACAAAATACTTGAGCGTGTCAGCCGACCAGAAAATTAGACCGAAGCCAAAATCGGTCGAGAAACCACTCAAAGAGTTCCGTTCCGACCAGACTATTGGGAAACCTCTGAAAGCTACCAAATTGTTTGAAACACGAGACCACCAAGCATGGATGGAGAACTGCCATGGAGATTATTTCCAACCAGTGTCAAGACAGAGTCCTTCTGACAACGGGTATATGAGTGGGGGTAAAAAAAGCGTTCAGCAAAGGAGGAACTCCACCTCTTTCTCCACCATAACCATCGGTGGAGATGGATATGGTTTTGGGAACCAGAGGAGACATGGTGTCATAACCGCTAGTGCTCTTATGGATTTAAGAACGAGCATTCGGTGA